GGGTATGcctgttctttttaaaaaaaaaaaaaaaaaaaaaaaaaaacaccctggctttgtgttctgtactagactagcTGAGACTtctcatggcacttgtatactgttgttgttctcttgttgatctgattgcttgtATTGTTCTCATtggtaagtcgctttggataaatgatgtaaatgtaaacGTCTATCACATCTCTTGCTGTCGAGGCCACAACCGAATCCAAAGTATtttgctgctctttaagtgcAAGCTTGATACCGTTAGCAATGGCGCCGTTGAGATCCTCTTtagtgatggtggaatctttgaattttttctttattggcgatttTTTAAGTGAATGTTTTACGATTGTCCTTCACcgttgaagtactcatgatggaaTAGATAGAAAGTTCAGGGTTGTAGAATATTTGAGAGTGAGCAGAGCGAAGGACCGCGTGTGTGCCGCTGTCAAAGGCTCACATGATCTCCTCTCACTGTCAGTTgagttattaaataattgttgttgatagtttttttgttctgtgtttatattttcatgtgtTGTGAATAAGCTGTATGTGTTATATCGCCTGCAAGGTACCAAAAACAAATGAGaacaaataataaagaataataaagatttaattCAATTCATATCCAAATGGATCCTGAGGAAACAGATCTTCAGGTCTCAGTATTAATGTCAACTGAACTCAGTCACCCAAAAAACAAATAAGGCACAAAAactacacacttttttttttcaaacttaatGTGACGCACAAAACCACTTTCAATGAAGATTTGACAATCAACAATCAAATTAGACTTTTGCCCTTTATGAGTTTGATAGATTGTAGAAAACCAACCACATCATgggatataaaataaatacaaatagttTCACATTGATATTCCATTTCGACAGTATTTTAATCTTCCAAAGTtcacagaaagtaaaaaaatcatcatttaggTGTCAATCAACATCTGCTGCTCTGGACCCAAGATTAAGAACGAAAGGAAATACTGATGGACAGGAAATACTTAATGCTCTATTTAAAAAGTGCCAAAGGATTTGACCAATGAGGCGTCGCTATCTAGAAGAACAAGCAGCTTGACCAATCAGCAGGCTCAATGCTGTTCTGAAAATCAATTCTGCACTTGGtcataaatgatataataaatatctgataatgcaaataaatacaataatgccTCCCTGTTCTATATTGGTTatatgttatttcaaataaatacaataatgccTCAACCCATAAATATctgataatgcaaataaatacaataatgccTCCCTTTTAGATTAAAGTGAGACAATCATGAGAAAAActccagaggtcagaggtcaggccCATCAGCTGTACATACAAACAACTGTAGTGTCAGTTTCTGTGACTGTCACTGTTATTCTCTGATGGGTCAAAGGTCACATCACCATATAAAAGctagaaatgaaaaatatttgcacTGTAATCACACTCCAGTGTTGGAGTTGATCAGACCTAAAGGCACTTCCTTCACtgccattttgtgtgtgtgtgtgtgtgtgtgtgtgtgtgtgtgttgtgtgagtgagtgagtccagaggtgtgtgtgtgtgtgtgtgtgtgtgtgtgtgtgtgcgtgtgtgagtgagtgcgagtgtgtgtgtgtgtgtgtgtgtgtgtgtgagtgagtgagtgtgtggttccttgtgtgtgtgtgtgtgtgtgtgtttgtgtgtgtgtgtgtctgtgtgtgtgtgtgagtgagagcgagctcatgtgtgtgtgtgtgtatgagtgtgtgtgtgtgtgtgtgtgtgtgtgtgtgtgtgtgtgagtgtgtgtgtgtgtgtgtgtgtgtgtgtgtgtgtgtgtgtgtgtgtgtgtgtgtgtgtgtgtgtgtgtgtgtgtgtgtgtgagtgtgtgagtgtgtgtgtgtgtgtgtgtgagtgcgagtgtgtgtgtgtgtgtgtgtatcacagaTCTCATGTGACGCTCTGAAGGCCGCTGCTGGTCGAGGGAAGCATCAGCGCGGGTTCTGCGTGTCGAGTCTGATCCAGTGCAGGCCGTGTCGTGTGTATTGCACTAATGCGCTCGTGGAGGACGTCAGACTCAGAGGACCAACAGCTGAATCCAGCTCTCGCAGCAAAcctgcaaaaacacaacaaccaCTGCGATCATTAAACAGCCGAGAACAATCCACACACGTGTCCAACTCAACTCACTCACTGTGATTAATATTTGccattaaacacataaaaaaagcaattaccGTTATTTACTCagcatgtgttttgttttccaatTCCTAATGTAGCTCTGCTAATGTCTGCTCCTACATCCTATGGTTTGTGCGCACAAACCAGCTCCACACAGACAaagtctcttttttcttttttataaaattaatcattttaatacttatttgtcatgataatgaaaataaacttgaaaaaaggggaaaactcaaagggatactccatcccaaaatgaaaattttgtcattaatcacttacccccatgttgttccaaacccgtaaaagctttgttcgtcttcagaacacaatttaagatgttttggatgaaaacctggaggcttgtgactgtcccatagactggatgacacagaagagcatacgcagcatacggtgatatggagaggcacagaggagaccgttgacaaaggaattgaataaagtcattatttttgttttcttcacttacaaaaagtgatctgatcgcttcatataacacagattgcacgtctgatggcagatggagtattctgacgatgactttcattctttcctggaccttgacactgttatttacttggcagtctatgggacagtcacaggcctcccagttttcatccaaaatatcttaaattgcgttccgaagacgaacaaagcttttacgggttttaggaacaacatgggggtaagtgattaatgacaacattttcattttggtgtggagtatcccttataGCTAAgagatattaaatgtttaaaatcaaatatgtgaccctgcagcacaaaaccagtcttaggtctctggggtatatttgtagcaatagacaacaatacactgtatgggtcaaaattactgatttctcttttatgacaaaaatcattaggatattaagtaaagatcatgttccatgaagatattttgtgaatttcctaccgtaaatatatcaaaacttaatttttgattattaatatgcattgctaagaacttcatttgaacgactttaaagatgattttctcaatttttagatttttttgcaccctcagattccagattttcaaatagttgtatctcagacaaatattgtcctcctaacaaaccatacattaatggagagatgatttattcagctgatgatgatttataaatctcaatttcgaaaaaactGTCTCTCATGACTGGTtgtgtgctccagggtcacagatgTGTATCATGTCCAGAATCTCACTGAATGTGTGTCATTTTAATGGCAGCATTGAAACACATCATATCAAATCTCATCAGGTTGATGGTTTATATTGTCTCTGAATGTAAACGATCCTATCGCACCACTCTAAACTCATCaatgtgacctctgaccccgacTTACCGCTGCCTCTGAGAGCGATCTCGTCCGCCTGCTCCCACGTCTCGTGAGCACTCAGGAAGAGTGCCGTGATGCTGACGTACGCCGCCGCCACCTGCTGGATGGGCTGAGGATTGCCCAGAGACGAGACGGCACTCCTGTGAAGGGGACAAACACAGCCTGTGAAGAGCAGGAAGTGCATCATTCTGAATCAGTGCGGTACGATGAGAGGAGGACGCTCACTTGGACACAGAGGGAGACGCAGACCACGACAggctctgaaaacaaacaaaagaccaTGAGGCTGATGTCAAACTGTCTGAATCAGTGTGAGAATAACCTGCACAACACTGTCGATCACACACTTTGAAATGATCTGTGAGCGTCCGCGAGTATTTGAGCGCCGAATCTCGTCTGGAGCGGAACATGGCCATCTGCAGCAGAGACTGGCATCGCATGCTGTgggacaaacacacaaaaacacgtcACACGTGGACAGATTTACGGTCTCTATCTCTGCTGGGTCGTTTCTCACCACAGGATGCAGAAATCTCTCTCGTGGGCGGCGGCTGACGGATCCGTGTAGTTCTTCAGCTTGAGAATAAACCTGAACAGACATCATCATGAGTCGCAAGCATCACCGGTGACACACTGAACATGGGAGCGATTTCACACCTGATCAGGTCCACCGTTTCCGAGAACATGGTGTAGGCAGATTTGGGCGTCTGCGGCTCCGTCTCCATGGCGACGCCACTTTCCACGAACGACAGCGCAGCCTCCAGGTAGCGGAGCGCTTTAGCCATCTTATCCGGCTGAGGAACAGAGACACACGGTCAGACCCAGCTCACCCTACAGCACTGCATCAGAGTCAACGAAAGGCTTGATAAACACCGTAGCATCTGCTTTGTGCTTCAGTTTTTTGGCTTCCTTCAAATGATCTTCCACTGAGAGTTTCCTGGGaatcagaggtcagaggtcaatcACAGAAACACTATTCATCACTCGTATCACATCTCTCGATGATAAAGCACTGAGGCATTACAGACGTGACTGTGTGATAAAGTGTAAAGCTGCTGTGCAAAGCGTTCTGTAAATGAGCGACACACACCTGCGATCGGGCGGCAGCAGCGCTCGTGGACACGGTTTCTCCGGGAGCTCCTTGCGGCTCTTGCAGGTTTTCTGTGTAATAAAACAGTTCTTTAGATCAGAGCAGAAAACCCACAAGCACTCAGAAATGAGGATGACTGCAGTACCTTCCCTTGAGTCTCTGCTTTCTTCTGCTGGCCGTCAGGAGCCGCAGCTGAGCGGTGCTCACGTCCCGAGTCTTTGTGCGACTCCTGAGGAAGACCTGAGCTGTGTTTCacactcttcttcttcttcatcatcgtGTACCTGATGGAAACACGTTCAGATCAGCTTCTATCAGACAGATACTCTACTCAGCATCAGAAAAGTACTGAACGCTTTCGTCACATTAATGACTGTCTGAAAGTCACTGCATTAGCTCACAATAAATGACACTGAATATTTTGTAAggaaagatgcacaaacacactttacaAACGTTAGTTTCTGACATGCTGGATCATACACCTGTAGTTTTCTAACTAATCATCCTAGAGTGACATATAAGCACAGACAtcccatcatcatcattataacttttatattacAAGTTTCTACTTATATGGGGAAAAAGTCTTAAGTGATCTTGTGTTAAATGCATTTTGGAGACATGGAAAGTAAAGATGTAAAATATGTCaggctctgattggctgagtgTTTCTGTGACTCACTCTGATTGGTGGAGGCTTTGCTGAGTGGAGGAAGAGTGTTTTCCCTCTTTGTCCAGTTTCTGTTTCTTTGAAGACTTTTCATCCCTCttcacctgcaaacacacacacacacacacacacacacctcaaagtATGTCACATATAATCAAACCAGGTTCACAAATCATCTGATTCTGAATGAATTTCAAGACATTCTGAGATAATTACTGCTGATGGGTCAGGGATGAGGGTCAGTATATTAGTGCGGGCTGCTTTAGCTGTGCTCACCGCTCTCTTGCGTCCTGATGCACTGTTGCTCTCTGCGTGAGATGGAGCTGATTTGGGCCCCTGAGGGATTCTGGAGAGCAGGTTCAGCTCTATCTTCACCAGCAGCGGCTGATGTGTCTGTTtcctgtctgtttgtttgctgATGTTGTTGTCTGTTGTCTTTTTCTTCTGCTCCGTGTGATGTACCGTTTTCTTTCTCTTGTGTTTCACGCTGTGTGTGGATGTATTTTCAGCACGCTGGGAAATCTCCACGCCTGTGCTTTCTAACAGCGGATCCTCACACCTGTTCTTGCTCcccacagtctgtctgtgatcgGACGCTTTGCCACCATTAGTCGGGTCACTATGGCAACTCTGTGAACCAGTCCTTTCTGAGGAATCCTGGGAGATTGGCCTGATGACATCACATGGGCTCTTATGGTTCTGCTGGTGATCCCTGCTTTCTAACCATCGTCTTAACTGCCAGTCACTCTCTTTCTGTggctaaacacaaacacacacattaggaTGGTGAGAACTTGAGGATGAGGATGCTTGTTCTTTCTCATCATGACAATAATAAGTTGTACActtattttgtgttaaacaggctgtttttgaAAGTTGGTGCTTGAAACAAGCTAAAGCTTTTTTTTCACTGAGTTTAATTGATGACtgctgatttaatattttaattataggcctatagttCATTGTATTTAGAcctgttttaaaagacatttttaagcaCTTTTATTAAGCAGTAAATAGCCTAATCTTTTGTTATCCTCGCAGCGCGTCAGTTATGCAGTAGCTCATATTCAAGggcaaattacatttacattacatttaatcatttagcagatgcttttatccgaagcgacttacaaatgagaacagtagaaacaatcagatcaacgagagaacaacaacggtatacaagtgctatgacaagtctcagttagtctagtacagaacacgtagccaggttttttttttttttttttttttttttgtgaatatgatagaaaagaaaaaaaaggtaagtactagtattagttggttaagtgcaggcgaaaaagatgagtctttagatgtttcttgaaaatgagtaaagactcagctgttcgaattgagatcggaggtcattccaccagctgggagcagtccaggaaaaagtccgtgagagtgattttgaacctctttgggatggcaacacaagcgcgtcgttcacttgcagagcgcaaacttctggagggtgcataagattgaactagtgagcttaggtatgttggtgccgtgccagtggtggtcttgtaggcaagcatcagtaccttgaatttgatgatgcgagcggctactggtagccagtgtaacctgatgaggagaggagtaacatgggctgttttcggctcattgaagacaaccctcgctgctgcattctggatcagttgcagaggcttgatagtacatgcaggaaggcccgccagaagagcattacaatagtccagtctgagagaacaagagcttggacaagaagttggggtggcttgctctgacaggaagggtctaatcttcctaatgtttaTTAAGGCAAACCTGCAGGACCGGGCCGTTGTAGCAATATGTTCTGTGAATTAAggaactgatgatccatcacaactccctaggtttctggctgtcctggaaggagttatgcttgatgaacccagctgtatagagaagttgtgatgaaacgctgggttagctggaaccaccagcagttcattCTTAGTAAGgatgagctgaaggtgatggtcattcatccagctagaaatgtcactcagacaggctgaaatgcgagcaactaccgtcgggtcatctggttggaatgagaagtagagttgagtgtcatcagcgtagcagcgtagcagtgataggaaaagccaattgtaattgtaatttttaatttcataataaaagtaacttcataataataatagtcctaATAAAAAAATGCCGAATCTTCTTAATATTGCCAATAACTGttgtttttgacaatatctctggctatcgtTGATACGAGATCATCGTCTTTCGACGCACCACAGTAAGAGGAGTTATCGTCTGGCAGACAGCTCGTTACCTGTTATGTCGTTTGGGCTCCTTATTGAGCGCAGTGGCACTGAGAATATTATATTTCACACACTTAAAGATCTTTTAGCTTCTATATGTAATAGGATTAGTCCAACAAATCGTTCAGTTTGTAATGCGTACTGAACCGAAAGCCTCGTACCGAAGGTTTCAATATGAATACATGTATTGCTACacccctagtgtgtgtgtgtgtgtgtgtgtgtgtgtgtgtgtgtgcgtgtgtgtgtgtgtgttagtgtgtgtacaCTGGTTTGGGAGGTTTTTGAGTGGGTATGTTTGTGTTATTGAATTGTTATGGTAGTTTTTTTGGAATCTTCCTGTGTCTCTGTAATTAATTGAAAATCtaaaatgcagaatgttttctgtgaggggtagtgTTAGGTGTAGAGCgatataaaatacagtttgtacagaataaacaccattacgcctatggagagtcccgtaaaccacaaatgcaagtgtgtgtgtgtacctgtgtttgtgtgtgtgtgtgtgtgtgtatgtacctgtgtgtgggtgagtgtgtgtgtgtgtacctgtgtttgtgtgtgtgtgttgtgtgtgttgtgtgtgtgtatgtacctgtgtgtgggtgtgagtgtggtgtgtgtgtacctgtgttgtgtgtgtgtgtgtgtgtgtgtattacctGGTgtggtggtgagtgtgtgtgtgtgtgtacctgtgtttgtgtgtgtgtgtgtgtgtgtgtatgtgtgtgtgtacctgtgtgtgggtgagtgtgtgtgtgtgtgtgtacctgtgtttgtgtgtgtgtgtgtgtgtatgtgtgtatgtacctgtgtgtgggtgagtgtgtgtgtgtgtgtacctgtgtttgtgtgtgtgtgtgtgtgttggtgtgtgttcctgtgtgtggggtgagtgtgtgtgtgtgtacctgtgtttttgtgtgtgtgtgtgtgtgtatgtacctgtgtgtgggtgagtgtgtgtgtgtgtgtgtacctgtgtttgtgtgtgtgtgtgtgtgtgtgtgtatgtgtgtgtgtacctgttgtgtgtgtgtgtgtgtgtgtgtgtacctgttgtttgtgtgtgtgtgtgtgtgtgtgtatgtacctgtgtgtgggtgagtgtgtgtgtgtgtgtctgtgtttgtgtgtgtgtgtgtgtgtgtgtgtgtgtatgtgtgtatgtacctgtgtgtgggtgagtgtgtgtgtgtgtgtacctgtgtttgtgtgtgtgtgtgtgtgtgtatgtacctgtgtgtgggtgagtgtgtgtgtgtgtacctgtgtttgtgtgtgtgtgtgtgtgtgtatgtacctgtgtgtgggtgagtgtgtgtgtgtgtgtacctgtgttttgtgtgtgtgtgtgtgtgtgtatgtacctgtgtgtgggtgagtgtgtgtgtgtgtgtacctgtgtttgtgtgtgtgtgtgtgtgtgtgtatgtgtgtgtgtacctgtgtgtgggtgagtgtgtgtgtgtgtacctgtgtttgtgtgtgtgtgtgtgtgtgtgtatgtacctgtgtgtgggtgagtgtgtgtgtgtgtatgtacctgtgtttgtgtgtgtgtgtgtgtgtgtgtgtgtgtgtgtatgtgcctgtgtgtgggtgagtgtgtgtgtgtgtgtacctgtgtttgtgtgtgtgtgtgtgtgtgtgtgtgtgttgtacctgtgtgtgggtgagtgtgtgtgtgtgtatgtacctgtgtgtgggtgagtgtgtgtgtgtgtacctgtgtttgtgtgtgtgtgtgtgtgtgtgtgtgtatgtacctgtgtgtgggtgagtgtgtgtgtgtgtacctgtgtttgtgtgtgtgtgtgtgtgtacctgtgtgtgggtgagtgtgtgtgtgtgtatgtacctgtgtgtggggagtgtgtgtgtgtgtacctgtgtttgtggtgtgtgtgtgtgtgtacctgtgtgtggtgtgagtgtggtgtgtgtatgtacctgtgtgtgagtgagtgtgtgtgtgttgatgtttgtgtgtgtgtgtgtgtatgtgtgtatgtacctgtgtgtgggtgagtgtgtgtgtgtgtacctgtgtttgtgtgtgtgtgtgtatgtgtgtgtgtacctgtgtttgtgtgtgtgtgtgtgtgtgtgtgtacctgtgtttgtgtgtgtgtgtttggacctgtgtgtgtgtgtgtgtgtgtgtgtatgtgtgtgtgtacctgtgtttgtgtgtgtgtgtttggacctgtgtgtgtgtgtgtgtgtgtgtgtgtatatgtgtgtgtacctgtgtttgtgtgtgggtgagtgtgtgtgtctgtgtttgtttttgtgtgtgtgtgtgtgtgtgggtgagtgtgtatgtgtgggtgagtatgtgtgtgtacctgtgtttgtgtgtaggtgagtgtgtatgtgtgggtgagtgtgtgtgtgtacctgtgtgtgtatgtgtctgtgtgtgtgtgtgttagtgtaccTGTGTGTGTAATGTCTCAGGAGCTGCTGGTTCATCTGGGCTGCTGCTCTTTTCACTGTCTGTTTCAGAACTGCTGTCAGTATCACTGGAGCTGCTGGAAACACctctactctcacacacacacacacacacacacacacacacacagagagagcatgTAAACAGCTTCATGTGAACTAGAGACAAAGATCTGATTTGATCTGATACTCACTGAGATTCCAGCTGAACTCTGTCTGATGATTCATCAGCTTCTAGTGAAGAATAACACAACAAATTAAAGGCACATAAACAGACTtccacaatacacacacacacacacacactcacacacacacacttactgagaGTCTGGA
This window of the Cyprinus carpio isolate SPL01 chromosome A21, ASM1834038v1, whole genome shotgun sequence genome carries:
- the LOC109056617 gene encoding AF4/FMR2 family member 3-like isoform X4, giving the protein MSDGKAAPHSVQYKSRMSGGSSSVQMEDRNMLRRMEKERRSQGVQQEEMQYDRIAPLFSKPYKRIKDDELSSLIQRMLGNYEDGYDGPEELCPALPYDRSSHFPHVDEQSVQKHRSRDAPDCVSVSGPPSGESWDSLPALSPPVEPLSPLQSSESDGGPSPERSSSSRRPDAPPLTHALPLNLHGKLANAKKPTAYVRPTVGQDQVTSDSPELKASPESYEHLQDLKDSSKPKLPALQSSDIVSGVRVEDILQEMTSWPPLLTTICTPTTAEPTKFSSTNEETCGFQTLKADESSDRVQLESQGVSSSSSDTDSSSETDSEKSSSPDEPAAPETLHTQPQKESDWQLRRWLESRDHQQNHKSPCDVIRPISQDSSERTGSQSCHSDPTNGGKASDHRQTVGSKNRCEDPLLESTGVEISQRAENTSTHSVKHKRKKTVHHTEQKKKTTDNNISKQTDRKQTHQPLLVKIELNLLSRIPQGPKSAPSHAESNSASGRKRAVKRDEKSSKKQKLDKEGKHSSSTQQSLHQSEYTMMKKKKSVKHSSGLPQESHKDSGREHRSAAAPDGQQKKAETQGKKTCKSRKELPEKPCPRALLPPDRRKLSVEDHLKEAKKLKHKADATPDKMAKALRYLEAALSFVESGVAMETEPQTPKSAYTMFSETVDLIRFILKLKNYTDPSAAAHERDFCILCMRCQSLLQMAMFRSRRDSALKYSRTLTDHFKSLSWSASPSVSKSAVSSLGNPQPIQQVAAAYVSITALFLSAHETWEQADEIALRGSGLLRELDSAVGPLSLTSSTSALVQYTRHGLHWIRLDTQNPR
- the LOC109056617 gene encoding AF4/FMR2 family member 3-like isoform X2 produces the protein MSDGKAAPHSVQYKSRMSGGSSVQMEDRNMLRRMEKERRSQGVQQEEMQYDRIAPLFSKPYKRIKDDELSSLIQRMLGNYEDGYDGPEELCPALPYDRSSHFPHVDEQSVQKHRSRDAPDCVSVSGPPSGESWDSLPALSPPVEPLSPLQSSESDGGPSPERSSSSRRPDAPPLTHALPLNLHGKLANAKKPTAYVRPTVGQDQVTSDSPELKASPESYEHLQDLKDSSKPKLPALQSSDIVSGVRVEDILQEMTSWPPLLTTICTPTTAEPTKFSSTNEETCGFQTLKADESSDRVQLESQGVSSSSSDTDSSSETDSEKSSSPDEPAAPETLHTQPQKESDWQLRRWLESRDHQQNHKSPCDVIRPISQDSSERTGSQSCHSDPTNGGKASDHRQTVGSKNRCEDPLLESTGVEISQRAENTSTHSVKHKRKKTVHHTEQKKKTTDNNISKQTDRKQTHQPLLVKIELNLLSRIPQGPKSAPSHAESNSASGRKRAVKRDEKSSKKQKLDKEGKHSSSTQQSLHQSEYTMMKKKKSVKHSSGLPQESHKDSGREHRSAAAPDGQQKKAETQGKKTCKSRKELPEKPCPRALLPPDRRKLSVEDHLKEAKKLKHKADATPDKMAKALRYLEAALSFVESGVAMETEPQTPKSAYTMFSETVDLIRFILKLKNYTDPSAAAHERDFCILCMRCQSLLQMAMFRSRRDSALKYSRTLTDHFKVCDRQCCAGYSHTDSDSLTSASWSFVCFQSLSWSASPSVSKSAVSSLGNPQPIQQVAAAYVSITALFLSAHETWEQADEIALRGSGLLRELDSAVGPLSLTSSTSALVQYTRHGLHWIRLDTQNPR
- the LOC109056617 gene encoding AF4/FMR2 family member 3-like isoform X3, giving the protein MSDGKAAPHSVQYKSRMSGGSSSVQMEDRNMLRRMEKERRSQGVQQEEMQYDRIAPLFSKPYKRIKDDELSSLIQRMLGNYEDGYDGPEELCPALPYDRSSHFPHVDEQSVQKHRSRDAPDCVSVSGPPSGESWDSLPALSPPVEPLSPLQSSESDGGPSPERSSSSRRPDAPPLTHALPLNLHGKLANAKKPTAYVRPTVGQDQVTSDSPELKASPESYEHLQDLKDSSKPKLPALQSSDIVSGVRVEDILQEMTSWPPLLTTICTPTTAEPTKFSSTNEETCGFQTLTDESSDRVQLESQGVSSSSSDTDSSSETDSEKSSSPDEPAAPETLHTQPQKESDWQLRRWLESRDHQQNHKSPCDVIRPISQDSSERTGSQSCHSDPTNGGKASDHRQTVGSKNRCEDPLLESTGVEISQRAENTSTHSVKHKRKKTVHHTEQKKKTTDNNISKQTDRKQTHQPLLVKIELNLLSRIPQGPKSAPSHAESNSASGRKRAVKRDEKSSKKQKLDKEGKHSSSTQQSLHQSEYTMMKKKKSVKHSSGLPQESHKDSGREHRSAAAPDGQQKKAETQGKKTCKSRKELPEKPCPRALLPPDRRKLSVEDHLKEAKKLKHKADATPDKMAKALRYLEAALSFVESGVAMETEPQTPKSAYTMFSETVDLIRFILKLKNYTDPSAAAHERDFCILCMRCQSLLQMAMFRSRRDSALKYSRTLTDHFKVCDRQCCAGYSHTDSDSLTSASWSFVCFQSLSWSASPSVSKSAVSSLGNPQPIQQVAAAYVSITALFLSAHETWEQADEIALRGSGLLRELDSAVGPLSLTSSTSALVQYTRHGLHWIRLDTQNPR
- the LOC109056617 gene encoding AF4/FMR2 family member 3-like isoform X1 → MSDGKAAPHSVQYKSRMSGGSSSVQMEDRNMLRRMEKERRSQGVQQEEMQYDRIAPLFSKPYKRIKDDELSSLIQRMLGNYEDGYDGPEELCPALPYDRSSHFPHVDEQSVQKHRSRDAPDCVSVSGPPSGESWDSLPALSPPVEPLSPLQSSESDGGPSPERSSSSRRPDAPPLTHALPLNLHGKLANAKKPTAYVRPTVGQDQVTSDSPELKASPESYEHLQDLKDSSKPKLPALQSSDIVSGVRVEDILQEMTSWPPLLTTICTPTTAEPTKFSSTNEETCGFQTLKADESSDRVQLESQGVSSSSSDTDSSSETDSEKSSSPDEPAAPETLHTQPQKESDWQLRRWLESRDHQQNHKSPCDVIRPISQDSSERTGSQSCHSDPTNGGKASDHRQTVGSKNRCEDPLLESTGVEISQRAENTSTHSVKHKRKKTVHHTEQKKKTTDNNISKQTDRKQTHQPLLVKIELNLLSRIPQGPKSAPSHAESNSASGRKRAVKRDEKSSKKQKLDKEGKHSSSTQQSLHQSEYTMMKKKKSVKHSSGLPQESHKDSGREHRSAAAPDGQQKKAETQGKKTCKSRKELPEKPCPRALLPPDRRKLSVEDHLKEAKKLKHKADATPDKMAKALRYLEAALSFVESGVAMETEPQTPKSAYTMFSETVDLIRFILKLKNYTDPSAAAHERDFCILCMRCQSLLQMAMFRSRRDSALKYSRTLTDHFKVCDRQCCAGYSHTDSDSLTSASWSFVCFQSLSWSASPSVSKSAVSSLGNPQPIQQVAAAYVSITALFLSAHETWEQADEIALRGSGLLRELDSAVGPLSLTSSTSALVQYTRHGLHWIRLDTQNPR